GGAAAACCTGTAGCACGTTCAATGGCCAAGGTTAGTTTTTGCGCCATAGACGTGGGATTTACAGGAGCTTGCCTGATATCAATCCGTCCGCTATATCCGTGAACCCTTGGATTATTCGTTTCTCCATTATATTTTTCTAGTTTTTTGAATCGGCGAATGGCTCTTCTAGGTGACCATAATGGGCCTAAAAGTTTTTCCCATTCTCTAAATACAGCCGAAGTAGGCCGTACATACTGCTCGCCGTTAATTGAAGAGCCACCGCCTAGCAGCCGTCCTGTGGTCCATTCGAATGACCGATCGTCTACTCCATTTTGTGGAATGCCTTCCCCTTGCCAAAAGTATTCAGGGAAAAATTGTTCCTCCAGCTCCGGGGCAAAGGTAGAGTCCCTAATGGGTTTATCTTTATCGTTATTTTCCCCTGCTTCCAGCACAAGAACCGATGTTTGCTTATCATCCGTAAGGGTTTTCGCTATTACAGCACCCGCAGGACCTGTTCCTACGACAATATAATCAAAGATTAATTTGTTTTTCATAAAGCTCTCCTTTTAGATAAATGGGCTAATGTAGAATATTAATCTGTTTTGTCCTATGTTCCGCCCATAACAAAAAAAGACCCGCCAAAGCGGATCTTTGCATTTATTGATAGCTTACTTTTTCTTAATAACCGGCCGTACAGGCTTCGTTGTCAAGACATTAAGCGCGTCACGCACTTCTGTGGCGAAAACAAGCGGTTTTTCTACTTTTTCGAAGTGGATGTACCAGAGATTGGGGTTATCAAATAGCCAGTGATTGTGCAGTGCCGTCACTTTGATATCATGTTTACGAAGTCGAGAAATAAACGGATTAATTTCTGCGGTCAAAATCACGGTTTCACCAAGACATAATCCTTTTCCGTTACGGCCAATACTTTCGAAAGAAAATGCTTGGGGTATTGCAAGAAAGGATCTGGTCTTTTTCCCTAAAATGATCGGCTTGATGTTATTTCTGACTGTAGATGCAGTACAAACTCCGTTAATGATTTGAGGTGTTGCTTTTAATATAGCTGCAAACTGTCTACAAAGAGGACTAATTGCCATTTCTCTCACTCCAATTCTTTTAAGTTACTAGCATCATATGAAAAAGTAAGGGAATGGAAAGGGCAAGTCTTCTTTATCGTTAGTCTAATTTGCTATATACAAAGTGCGAATGGAGCACCTTTTTAAAGCCTCAGCTTTGCTCCGTGATACTCATGTTTGATACTGTCCCAAGCCTGGCGCAGACGGTTACACCCTTCAATAATTTGTTGCTCCGTTAAATGAGCAAAGATAAAGCAGGCAGATGGAGGTCCCGGTGTCAGTTGGTAATCGGCGGCATCACGCCACGTGACTCCGTAAAATCGTGCTGTCTGCATCAAATGATGATACTGGGCAGACTCATGCTTCCAGATGGCATAGGCATGTAGCCCGCAATCGTTCTGATGCCAGTGAAACAGTTCATTCAACTGCTGTATTTCACGTTGGAATACGTCGTAGCGTGATCTGTATATGCGAGTCATCCGACGCACATGACGAACGTAGTCGCCGCGCATCATAAAACGTGCCAGTGCGCGCTGTTCCAAGCGGGCAGGCGGCAGGGGATCGTATAGTCGTTTGGCAGCTGTCAGCGCTTGGGCTAATTCAACGGGCAGGATTGCAAATCCGAGTCG
The Paenibacillus peoriae DNA segment above includes these coding regions:
- a CDS encoding DUF1259 domain-containing protein, with amino-acid sequence MAISPLCRQFAAILKATPQIINGVCTASTVRNNIKPIILGKKTRSFLAIPQAFSFESIGRNGKGLCLGETVILTAEINPFISRLRKHDIKVTALHNHWLFDNPNLWYIHFEKVEKPLVFATEVRDALNVLTTKPVRPVIKKK